The Solicola gregarius DNA window GCCATCGCCCGGGGAGTACTGGGCCGACAGGTACGAGGCGACCACGCGCTTCGGCGCCCGGGTGAGCCAGGCGTCGGCGACCAACGCATTGAGGTCCTTACCGTTGATGTCGGCGAGGGGTACGCGGAAGCCGATCGGCTTGCTCGTCCGAGTCAGTCGCTCGCCCGTCCGGTGCGCGGCCACCGCCTGCTCGGCGCGCTCGTCGGAGAGCTGCAGCTGGACGTACCCATCCTTATCGAGCGACGCGAATCCCTTGCCACGTACGGAGAACGCGATCATGCCGAAGTGCGTACCCTCCTCTGTCTCGGGAAGCGCGAGTGCGGCCTTACGAAACTGGGACAGCGTCGTCATACGGCGATCGTAGAAGATGCGGCCGGCGCTCACCTCACGCCGGATCGAGGTCCTGCACGAGCTGGATCGGATGACCGTCGGGGTCCTGGATCCACGCCACCAGCAGCCTGCCGAGCCATTCGCCCGGTGTGCGCAGTCCGTTGACACCGTCGGAGACGAGTCGCTCGTACTCGGCCGCCACGTCATCGGTCCAGAGTGTGACCGTGGCACGTTGTCCGCCGACGACGGGGTCGAGCCCGTGGTCGTGGCGCGCAGATCCGATCGAGGCGAAGCCGATCCGGTAGCCGTCGAGCTCGAGGTCCACGTGGATCGGCGTACCCGCAGGCGGTACGCGGAACACCTCTCGGAATCCCAACCGTCGGTAGAACGCCGCCGCCCGTTCCACGTCGGCGCTGAACAGGATCACCTCGGGTTCGCGAAACACCCGCACAACGTACCGATGCGCGGCGTCAACGGCACACTGCCGGCTCACCCGCCCGTCCCACGCCTTACCGTTCTGGCATGGACTCGATGCCGACGATGGAGCCCGCCCTCTTCCGGGGCGCGATCCGCGCCCAGCTCGACGCGTTCCTCGACGAGCATCGCGCGGCGCTGAACGAATGCCTCGACGGGCTCACCGAGGCGCAGGTACGCACCTCGCTGGTGCCGTCACGCACGACCCTGCTTGGCCTGGTCAAACATGCGACCTTCGTCGAGAAGGTGTGGTTCGACGAGGCGATCACCTGCCGGTCGCGGGCTGACATCGGCATCCCGGCGACCCCGGACGAGTCGTTCGTACTCGACGACACCGACACGATCGAGAGCGTACGCCGAGCGCACGCCGACGCATGTGCGGCGTCTCGTCGCGCGAGTGCCGAGCTCGACCTGGACGACCTGGTCCGCGGCAACCGCCGCGGGCCACTTCCCCTGCGGTGGGTCTACCTGCATCTGCTGCGCGAACTCGCCCAGCACTGCGGTCACGCTGACATCCTGCGCGAGCAGCTGCCTGCTAACTCGCAGCATTGACCCCTTCGGCCGTGCTCGCCGTCTCCGGAGGTCCCTCGAGGCGCCGGTAGCGCAACAGCAGTACGCCTCCCGGGAACGCGTTCGGCGGTTCGGCCAGCTCGAAACGGCTCGCTGTCGTGCCTTCGGGGAACAGCTTCTTCCCCTGACCGATCACGACCGGACACACCCACATGTTCACCTGGTCGACCAGACCTGCGCGGAACAGGGTCTGCAACAGGTTCCCGCTGCCCCAGGTGTGGATCAGGCGATGCCGCTCGCGAAGCTCGGGCACCTGCGCGGCCGCGTCCGAGAGCTGGGTGCTGGTGTCCCACGACAGCTCCGGCGTCCCGCGGGAGGCGACGTACTTGGGCATCCGGTCGAACGCCTGCCCGATCGCGTCCGGCTGGCCCGGCCAGTAGGCGCGGAAGATGTCGTACGTCGTCCGTCCGAGCAACAAGGCGTCGGATGCCTGCACATCCGCGTTCAGCACGTCGCCGGGCTTCGAGTCCCAGTACGGGCGTTCCCACCCGGCGTACTCGAAGTCGCCGTCCTGCTCGTTGGGGCCGCCGTTGGCCTGGATCACGCCGTCGAGCGTGACGTTCATGTAGACGTGCAGCTCACCCATCGAGCCAGCTCCTCACGGTTACCGTGCCCATTCAGCGGTCATCGTAACCCCATTGATAACGGAAGTGAATTATTCGCGCCAGGCATCATCCTGCCCTTGCTTCGCCGTCACTCCGACGGCATCCGGGCTATGAGCCCCTCGAGCTCGTCACGCTCTTCATCGCACAGGTCGGTCAGTGGCGGTCGTACCGGACCGGCCGGACGGCCGACTACTCGCATCCCCGCCTTGACGATCGAGACCGCGTACCCGCGGCGGCGATCGCGGATCCGCGTGTACGGGATGACGAACTTCTCGAGCAGCTCGTACACCTGCGCGCGATCCTCGCGGCGGACCGCCGCGTAGAAGCGCAGCGCGAACCCGGGGACGAAGTTGAACATCGCCGAGGAGTATGTCGTCATGCCGAGCTGGAGCAGAGGCAGCGCGAACACCTCTGCCGTCGGCAGACCCCCCACGTACGTGAGCCGGTCGCCGAGTCGCGCATAGATCCTGGCCAGCTGCTCGATGTCTCCGACACCGTCCTTGAACGCGACCAGGTTCGGGTAACGTGCGCAGGCCTCCGACAGGGCGTCTGCACCGATGATCGCGTTCGCGCGGTTGTAGACGACGACACCAAGCGATGTCGCAGAGCAGACTGCCCCGATGTGCTCGACCAGGCCGGACTGGGTCGCGTCGACGAGGTACGGCGGCATCAACAGAACGCCATCCGCCCCCGCCTCCTCGGCCTGCCCGGCAAGCTCGACGGCCTGCCGGGTGCCACCCATGGCGGACCCGATCACCGGGATCGTGTCGCCGACGCCGGATGCGGCGACCCGTACGACGTGCGCGACCTCGGCCGCGGTGAGCGAGAAGCCCTCGCCGGTGCCGCCGGCGGCGAACAGCGCGGCGACCGGATAGCCGGAGAGCCACTCCAGGTGCTCGCGGTACGCGGGTTCGTCGAACGCGAGGTCGTCGGTGAAGTGGGTGACCGGAAACGACAGCAGTCCGCTGCCGATCTGGCTGGCGAGTTCACTCGGGGTCCACGATGGCAACTGCAGCCGTCCTTCGCGTCTTGGGTGCGTACGGGGCGACCTGGCCGCGCGACGGCCGGTGGCGGTGACCCTAGGTGGCCGGCGCGATGCGCGTCCAACACTCAATGGGCATCCAGCTATGCCTCGAAGGTATTAGGTGCGTACCTCAACGGCGCCGGGACACCTGCAGGCTCGCACCTCACGGCTCCCGATGGCGATGGCCGGGCAGAGACGACTCATTCTCTGGGAGTATCAAACGATACGCCAACGGACTTGCGCCGGAATCGTGGCACTGCCAAAGTTCTGTGACCAGAGCCACCCCCACCTGAGCTCGCACCTCCGACCCCGCACCAGGAGTGACCCGATGAAGGCGACCGACCACACCGCCGCGACCCGATGCGCGATCCCCCGCGCCCGGCGGTCGTGACGATGCGCGCCGTCGGTTACGCGTACCCCTGGGACGTGCTGGGCGACCCTGCGTTCATCGATCGAGTACGCCGCCTCGGGCTCACCCGAGTCGCGATCGCGTCGGCATACCACACGACGCGGGCCGCGACGCCGTTCCATCCGCGACACACGCTGGTCAGCGCCCGGACGGCCGCGTTGTACCGGCCGGTGCGAGCGCAGGCCTGGCGCGGTCGACGGCTGGCTCCGGTGAACGCGGACTGGGTCGACGACCCCGACCCGTTCGGCCACGCGGCCGAGGCCCTCACGACCGCGGGACTCGAGGTCGCCGCGTGGATCGTGTTGACGCACGCGACGCGGTTGGGCGAGCAGTGCCCCGACATCGCCGTCGTCAACTGCTTCGGCGAGCGCTACCCGTACGCGCTGTGTCCACAGTCCGCCGAGGTTCGCGAGTACGCCGCGACACTGGCCGCTGAGGCGGTCCGCGACGTCGACTGCAGCGCGGTCGTCCTCGAGGCGTGCGGCCAGCTCGGCGTCGAGCACGGCGGGCATCACGAGAAGACGGCCGGGGCGTACGCGCCGTCGATCCTGCGCCTGCTCTCGATCTGCTGCTGCACTGCGTGCCGCGAGGCGTGGCGCATTCGCGGTCTCGACCCGGAGCCCGTCGTACAGCAGGTCCGCGGTGCCGTCGACTCGGCACGCAGCGGAGCACCGAGCCCCGACCTCACCGAGACCCTCGACGTCGTCCTGTCCGTACGACAGTGGGCGACCGACACGCTACGGCGGTCCGTGATCGACGCCGTTCGAGCGGCGGTGGCGCGCCCGGTCGAGGTGGTGCTGCACGCGCAGCCCGACCCGTGGGCGACCGGAGCGCTGCCCGGGCTGACGTCATCCGCACCAGACGACGTCGACACTGTCGTCGCGCAATGCTGGGCGACCGGGTCGGAGTCGACCGACTCGATGCGCAGCCTGGTCGAGACGCTCGACGGGCGAGCGGCGGCGGGCGCGTACGTAACGGTCCTGCCCCCGGTCGGAGTAGATGACTTCGGGCCGCACCTGCGTGCGCTGCGCGACGCCGGCACCGACGATCTGCACCTCTACCACCTCGGCCTGGCCGGGCCGGACCGTTACCCACTGCTGGCCGAAGCCGTCGTGCACGCGAGCACCGAGGCGAGGGTCTAGTCGACCATGACCTACCTCCGCAAGGCGTGGCGCGCCATCGATGCGATCTTCGAGGCGTGGGGCCTCCTCTGCCTGGTCGGCGTGGTCTTCGTCGTGCTGTGGCAGGTGGTCTCGCGCGAGCTGTTCGGCACGACGCCCACCTGGAGCGAGGAGACGTCGAGGATCCTGCTGATCTGGATCGGCTTCCTGTCCGCCGCGATCGGGTTCCGCGAGGGTGCACACATCGCGATCAGCTTCGTCGTCGACCGACTCCCCGATATCCTGCGCCAGATCCTCCACTACGCCGTCCTGGCAACGATCCTGGCGCTCGGGCTCTACCTCACCGTCCAGGGCGCCCAGTTCACCGCGGACACCCAGAACGCCACGCTTCCCGGGACCGGCCTGCCGCGCAGCGCGCTCTACGTGATGATGCCGGTCGCAGGCGTGATGATCTGCCTCTACTCCGCGCTGCAGGCGGCAGGCGTGCCGACGCAACGGTTCTCCAGCACCCAGGTCGAAGCAGAGCCGCAGCCGCCACGCGAATCAGATGCAGAGTGAGTGGGAGCACCAGTGCCAGTTGATCACGTCGCCATCGCGCTCCTCATCGGGAGCTTCGCGGGTCTGCTGGTGTTACGCGTACCCGTCGCGCTCGCGCTGGTCCTGTCGACGATCATCGAGGCGTCGTACCTCGGCATTCCGCTGACGATCGTCGGCCAGCGGATGGTGGCCGGCCTCGATGTGTTCGCCTTGCTTGCGATCCCGTTCTTCATCCTGGGCGGCGAGATCATGAGCGCGGGCGGGATCTCGAATCGGCTGATTGCGCTCGCCAGCATCTTCGTCGGCTGGCTGCGGGGCGGCCTGGGCATGATCAACGTCGGTGCGAGTACCTTCTTCGGCGCGCTGTCCGGCTCATCGGTCGCGGACGTCTCGGCAATCGGCTCGGTGACGATCCCGATGATGAAGCAGAAGGGGTACGACACCGACTATGCCGTCGGCCTGACGATCTCGGGCGCCGCGCAAGCCGTCATGATCCCACCCAGCCACAACCTGGTCATCTACTCGATGGCGGCGGGTGGCGTCTCCGTCGGCGCCCTCTTCACGGCCGGCATCGTGCCCGGGCTGCTGTTGGGTGCCGCGCTGATGGTGCTGGCGTATGCCATCGCGGTGCGCCGCGGATACCCCGCAGAGCGTACGGTCACGTTGGCGGAGGTCCCGCGGATCGTCGGCGAGGGTCTGCTCGCCCTGTTCATGCCGGTCATCATCCTCGGCGGCATCCTGTCCGGCATCTTCACGGCGACGGAGTCGGCAGCGGTCGGCTGCGTCTACGCATTCGTTCTCACGTTCTTCGTCTACCGCGACATCCCGCTGTCAAAGATCCTGCCGATCCTGCAGCGTACGTTCCGCACCCTCGGCGTCGTGCTCTTCATCATCGCGGCGGCCAGCGCGTTCGGCTACTTCCTCGCGTACCTGCAGGTGCCGACGCTGATCACCGACTGGCTGCTGCAGGTCTCGGACAGCAAGTTCGTCGTACTGCTGCTGATCAACATCCTGCTCCTCGCTCTAGGCGCCGTGATGGACATGGCGCCACTGATCCTGATCATGACGCCGATCCTGCTGCCCGTCACCTCCGCACTCGGCATGGACCCGGTGCAGTTCGGAATCATGCTCCTGCTGAACCTGTCCATCGGCCTCATCACGCCACCGGTCGGCAACGTCTTGTTCGTCGGCTGCGCCATCGGCGGCATCTCGATCGAGAAGATGACGCGGAGCCTGGGGCTGTTCCTGTTGCCGATGATCGTCGTCTTGTTGTTGATCACCTTCGTGCCGTCGTTGTCTCTCGCACTCCCCGGAGCGTTGGGACAGTAGCCAGATCGGAAGGAAAACCAATGCCATCGAAATCCACCCTCTATCGACCGATCAGCCGACGAAGCATCCTCAAGGCCGGTGCCATCACCGCCGCCGCCGCACCCTTCGCACTGTCGGCGTGCGGAGGCGGCGGGTCCGGCGGGTCCGGCGGCTCCGAGCTGAGCTTCCGGTTGGCGGAGACCCATCCGGACGACTACCCCACCACCCTTGGCGACAAGCGCTTCGCGGACCTGGTGAAGGAGCGTAGCGACGGTCGGATCTCGATCGAGGTGTTCGCGAACGCCCAGCTTGGCGAGGAGTCCTCAGTCATCGAGCAGGTACAGATGGGCTCGATCGAGATGACCCGCGTGAGCTCGGCCCCGATGTCGGAGTTCGCCGTCGGCATGGGGCTGTTCGGGCTGCCGTACATCTTCGACGACTCCGACCACCTGTGGCGGTTCCTCGACGACGACTCCGGCAAGCAGCTCCTCGGTGAGCTCGACGACGAGGGTTTCCACGGCCTGTGCTACTTCGACCCCGGCGCCCGGAGCTTCTACGCTTCCGGCGATCCGATCGAGTCCGTCGACGACGTCAAGGGCCGGAAGTTCCGCGTACAGGAGTCCGAGGTCATCGTCGACTTCATCAAGGCGCTCGGTGGATCGCCCACGCCGATGGACTACGGCGAGGTCTACAGTGCGCTGCAGAGCGGCCTGATCGACGGTGCGGAGAACAACGAGCCGAGCTACTACTCCGCCTCGCACTACGAGGTCGCCAAGAACCTCACACTGGACGAGCACATGCGGGTGGCCGAGATCCTGATCGTCAACAGCGACACCTGGAACGGCCTCGGCGACGACGACAAGGACCTGCTGTCGAAGGCGGCTCAGGACGCCGTGCCGTACCAGCGCAAGAAGTGGGACGCGCAGGTCGCCACCGACACGCAGAAGCTGCGCGACGAGGGCGTCAACATCATCGAGGTCGACGACATCACCCCGTGGCGGGACGCGACGGCGTCAGTGATCGAGAAGTACCGCGGCGACTACGCCGAGTACCTCGACAGCATCGAATCACTGCGGCAGGCGTAGATGGCCGAGACAGTCCTCGTCACCGGCGCCAGCGGCGGCCTCGGCCGGCTGATGCGCCCTCGCCTCGCCACCGAGGGCAGGACGCTGCGGCTGCTCGACGTCGTCGCGCCCGAGCCTCCTGGCGACGATGAGTCGGTGCAGATCGTCACCGCATCGGTCACCGACCCGGCCGCCATGCGCGCGGCCTGCGAGGGCGCCGACGCGATCATCCACCTCGGCGGAGTCAGCGTCGAGGGACCGTGGTCCGACATCCTCGCGAACAACATCGACGGCACACGGGTCCTCCTCGAGGCGGCCCGCGATGCCGGCGTACGACGCGTCGTCCTCGCCTCCAGCAACCACGCCGTGGGGTTCTACGACCGCGACGCGGCGCCGGAGGGTGGCCTCCCGGCCGAGGTCGTACCCCGCCCGGACACGTACTACGGCGTCAGCAAGGTCGCGCTCGAGGCGCTCGGCAGCCTGTTCCACTCCCGGTACGGGATCGACGTGACCTGTCTGCGGATCGGGTCCTGCTTCGAGAAGCCGTGGGACCCACGGTCGCTGTGGACCTGGATGTCACCTGACGACGGGGCACGGCTGTTCGAGGCCTGCCTGGCCACACCGGAGCCCGGCTTCCGCGTCGTGTGGGGCATCTCGAACAACACCCGCAACTGGTGGTCGCCGAAGGCCGGCGAAGCGATCGGCTACCACCCGCAGGACGACTCGGAGGTGTACGCGGACGAGATCATGGCTGCCTACACCGGCGACCTCGACGTACCCGAGCAACGCCTCGCGGGAGGGAAGTTCAGCACCGGGGTGCTCGGTGCCCGCCAGACCTGACGATCGGGCACGCACCCGCGGGCGAGCCGCTCAGCGCTTCCAGACGTACCCCGTCGTCGTGGACACCTTGACCAGACCCGATCGCTCGAGGATCGGGCGGGAGAACTCGGTCGAGTCGCTGTTGATCAGCGTCTTTCCGTACGCGAGCGCGGCGCGCGCACGAGCGGATGTCATCGCGCGATAGATGCCCCGACCACGCCACTCGGGGCGCGTCGCGCCGCCCCAGATGCCGGCGAAGTCGGTGCCGGTCACCGGCTCGAGCCGCCCCGCGCTGACCATTCGGCCGTCGACCTCGGCGACCCACAGCTCCATCGCGTCTCCGCGGGAGAGCCTCCGCAACACCCCGTCGGCGATCTCGTCGGCAAGCGAGTCGCCGAACACCTCGCCCTGCATCGCGGTCATCGCTCGTACGTCGGCCTCCTCGGTGACGCGACGCATTGTCACACCTTCGGGCAACGCAACCTCGACCGCGAGCGCTTTCGCCTCTCCGATCATGATCGACTCGGTCTCTTCCGCCATGAATCCGCTGCCTGTCAACGCCTCGTACAGGCCGGGAGCGTGATCGTGCCCCCGAGACTTCCACTCGACCCGACGGATCTCGGGATCGGCGCGGTAGTGGCCCAGCGCGGCGCTGACGAGTTCACGGATCGCATCGGCATCGGCGCCGCCGAGGTCGCGGTAGCTGATGAAGCCGCGCCCGCCGGCGAACGTGGCGAGGTGCAATGGTCCGTGCCGGGCGGTCTCGAGCGCGCCGGGCGTCTCCGCATCGGTCCGGAGCTGCTCGTCGTACGCCTCGAGGAAATGCTGTGGATCGGTCACGCGAGAACAGTGCGGTACGAACCGCCGCGCGGCAACTGGTTTTCATCGGTCCCTCAGCTCGCCTCGCGGTAGACGAAGTCCTCGAG harbors:
- a CDS encoding MmcQ/YjbR family DNA-binding protein; its protein translation is MTTLSQFRKAALALPETEEGTHFGMIAFSVRGKGFASLDKDGYVQLQLSDERAEQAVAAHRTGERLTRTSKPIGFRVPLADINGKDLNALVADAWLTRAPKRVVASYLSAQYSPGDGDLPAAIGKPATRALAGQGLTTLEQVATWTERDLLALHGLGPRAIRILTEELHNRKMSLAG
- a CDS encoding VOC family protein; translation: MFREPEVILFSADVERAAAFYRRLGFREVFRVPPAGTPIHVDLELDGYRIGFASIGSARHDHGLDPVVGGQRATVTLWTDDVAAEYERLVSDGVNGLRTPGEWLGRLLVAWIQDPDGHPIQLVQDLDPA
- a CDS encoding DinB family protein; this encodes MDSMPTMEPALFRGAIRAQLDAFLDEHRAALNECLDGLTEAQVRTSLVPSRTTLLGLVKHATFVEKVWFDEAITCRSRADIGIPATPDESFVLDDTDTIESVRRAHADACAASRRASAELDLDDLVRGNRRGPLPLRWVYLHLLRELAQHCGHADILREQLPANSQH
- a CDS encoding dihydrofolate reductase family protein, with the protein product MGELHVYMNVTLDGVIQANGGPNEQDGDFEYAGWERPYWDSKPGDVLNADVQASDALLLGRTTYDIFRAYWPGQPDAIGQAFDRMPKYVASRGTPELSWDTSTQLSDAAAQVPELRERHRLIHTWGSGNLLQTLFRAGLVDQVNMWVCPVVIGQGKKLFPEGTTASRFELAEPPNAFPGGVLLLRYRRLEGPPETASTAEGVNAAS
- the kdgD gene encoding 5-dehydro-4-deoxyglucarate dehydratase, giving the protein MPSWTPSELASQIGSGLLSFPVTHFTDDLAFDEPAYREHLEWLSGYPVAALFAAGGTGEGFSLTAAEVAHVVRVAASGVGDTIPVIGSAMGGTRQAVELAGQAEEAGADGVLLMPPYLVDATQSGLVEHIGAVCSATSLGVVVYNRANAIIGADALSEACARYPNLVAFKDGVGDIEQLARIYARLGDRLTYVGGLPTAEVFALPLLQLGMTTYSSAMFNFVPGFALRFYAAVRREDRAQVYELLEKFVIPYTRIRDRRRGYAVSIVKAGMRVVGRPAGPVRPPLTDLCDEERDELEGLIARMPSE
- a CDS encoding TRAP transporter small permease, yielding MTYLRKAWRAIDAIFEAWGLLCLVGVVFVVLWQVVSRELFGTTPTWSEETSRILLIWIGFLSAAIGFREGAHIAISFVVDRLPDILRQILHYAVLATILALGLYLTVQGAQFTADTQNATLPGTGLPRSALYVMMPVAGVMICLYSALQAAGVPTQRFSSTQVEAEPQPPRESDAE
- a CDS encoding TRAP transporter large permease, encoding MPVDHVAIALLIGSFAGLLVLRVPVALALVLSTIIEASYLGIPLTIVGQRMVAGLDVFALLAIPFFILGGEIMSAGGISNRLIALASIFVGWLRGGLGMINVGASTFFGALSGSSVADVSAIGSVTIPMMKQKGYDTDYAVGLTISGAAQAVMIPPSHNLVIYSMAAGGVSVGALFTAGIVPGLLLGAALMVLAYAIAVRRGYPAERTVTLAEVPRIVGEGLLALFMPVIILGGILSGIFTATESAAVGCVYAFVLTFFVYRDIPLSKILPILQRTFRTLGVVLFIIAAASAFGYFLAYLQVPTLITDWLLQVSDSKFVVLLLINILLLALGAVMDMAPLILIMTPILLPVTSALGMDPVQFGIMLLLNLSIGLITPPVGNVLFVGCAIGGISIEKMTRSLGLFLLPMIVVLLLITFVPSLSLALPGALGQ
- a CDS encoding TRAP transporter substrate-binding protein, producing the protein MPSKSTLYRPISRRSILKAGAITAAAAPFALSACGGGGSGGSGGSELSFRLAETHPDDYPTTLGDKRFADLVKERSDGRISIEVFANAQLGEESSVIEQVQMGSIEMTRVSSAPMSEFAVGMGLFGLPYIFDDSDHLWRFLDDDSGKQLLGELDDEGFHGLCYFDPGARSFYASGDPIESVDDVKGRKFRVQESEVIVDFIKALGGSPTPMDYGEVYSALQSGLIDGAENNEPSYYSASHYEVAKNLTLDEHMRVAEILIVNSDTWNGLGDDDKDLLSKAAQDAVPYQRKKWDAQVATDTQKLRDEGVNIIEVDDITPWRDATASVIEKYRGDYAEYLDSIESLRQA
- a CDS encoding NAD-dependent epimerase/dehydratase family protein, yielding MAETVLVTGASGGLGRLMRPRLATEGRTLRLLDVVAPEPPGDDESVQIVTASVTDPAAMRAACEGADAIIHLGGVSVEGPWSDILANNIDGTRVLLEAARDAGVRRVVLASSNHAVGFYDRDAAPEGGLPAEVVPRPDTYYGVSKVALEALGSLFHSRYGIDVTCLRIGSCFEKPWDPRSLWTWMSPDDGARLFEACLATPEPGFRVVWGISNNTRNWWSPKAGEAIGYHPQDDSEVYADEIMAAYTGDLDVPEQRLAGGKFSTGVLGARQT
- a CDS encoding GNAT family N-acetyltransferase, whose translation is MTDPQHFLEAYDEQLRTDAETPGALETARHGPLHLATFAGGRGFISYRDLGGADADAIRELVSAALGHYRADPEIRRVEWKSRGHDHAPGLYEALTGSGFMAEETESIMIGEAKALAVEVALPEGVTMRRVTEEADVRAMTAMQGEVFGDSLADEIADGVLRRLSRGDAMELWVAEVDGRMVSAGRLEPVTGTDFAGIWGGATRPEWRGRGIYRAMTSARARAALAYGKTLINSDSTEFSRPILERSGLVKVSTTTGYVWKR